From one Ignavibacteria bacterium genomic stretch:
- a CDS encoding 4-hydroxy-3-methylbut-2-enyl diphosphate reductase: MIVNIDSGSGFCWGVVRTVHIAEETLLAHKGKRDVYVLGHIIHNPKEMQRLAALGLKTIAVADFPTIAHSNAIVLIRAHGEPPATYQAAWENGIELIDATCPVVTKLQERVRKFFDQGYQIIIFGKKDHAEIVGLRGVVGDRCLVVLTPNEAVQVADVTKKTVLFSQTTMDRATFYLIRDALKERISDLLVEPKAEPGAMLQTKDTICGQVSGREENLARFAASNDVMLFVAGKASSNGKVLFEVSRSANPATHFIEEIDEIQPEWFTNVNTVGISGATSTPQWYMEEVRDWLLSHYGT; this comes from the coding sequence ATGATTGTTAACATTGATTCCGGTAGCGGCTTCTGCTGGGGAGTTGTTCGGACAGTTCACATTGCAGAAGAGACACTGCTTGCTCATAAGGGCAAGCGTGACGTTTATGTACTTGGCCATATCATTCATAATCCAAAGGAAATGCAGCGTCTGGCGGCTTTGGGACTAAAAACGATAGCCGTAGCTGATTTCCCGACAATCGCACATAGTAATGCAATCGTCCTTATTCGTGCTCATGGGGAACCGCCGGCAACCTACCAGGCTGCGTGGGAAAACGGAATTGAATTGATCGACGCAACATGTCCGGTTGTTACCAAGCTTCAGGAACGCGTCCGTAAGTTTTTCGACCAGGGGTATCAAATTATCATCTTTGGAAAGAAAGACCATGCCGAAATCGTTGGATTACGTGGCGTGGTGGGCGATCGCTGCCTGGTTGTTCTTACTCCCAATGAGGCCGTTCAGGTTGCCGACGTAACAAAGAAGACCGTCCTCTTTTCTCAGACAACAATGGATAGAGCTACATTCTACCTCATCCGCGATGCCCTCAAGGAGCGCATTAGCGACCTGCTTGTTGAGCCAAAGGCCGAACCGGGAGCAATGCTGCAGACCAAGGATACAATTTGCGGACAGGTAAGCGGACGGGAAGAAAACTTAGCGCGTTTTGCTGCTTCGAATGATGTAATGCTCTTCGTGGCAGGCAAGGCCAGCAGTAACGGCAAGGTTTTATTCGAAGTATCGCGCAGCGCCAACCCTGCCACTCATTTCATCGAGGAAATTGATGAAATACAGCCGGAGTGGTTTACGAACGTAAATACGGTAGGAATCAGTGGTGCTACCAGCACACCACAGTGGTACATGGAAGAAGTACGAGACTGGCTTCTTTCACATTACGGTACATAA
- a CDS encoding RecX family transcriptional regulator, protein MPTITSVRKNVKQQNRYSIFVDDEFVLSVNADIVHQYQLRKGIEFTAELLAKLRTDDERFLIRQKLWQYASYKPRTEKQVRAKLKTFNVSDTQADELLDWLRGFGLVDDTAFVRNFIEASYQQKPLSATDMIRRLVGKGIPASLAESIVSECVSDEQALDSAVRVAKKKLSQLTNMQKDKIPERLQRFLAARGFPYHVIRTVISSLELPCLLLLMLTGSIFTYAQTTKVANITITAVEYGTMTPLPSAEYQVVITEDSRAQVTGAPVTRTVDSPVLHLSLFPGQKAEVLCRSSGYLSGRQTIRIQNIDSTTEVQLNTIMYKREAPFCTVRFSAAEYNLTGEHEKCLSDCANAMGTHYTVQLRCVGTIANASEQAADALMRRIDMIEGFMKTLGADTSRIMVRFEEATCYPLMLGRFENPDNRIISVYLVE, encoded by the coding sequence ATGCCCACGATTACATCAGTTCGTAAAAACGTTAAACAACAGAACCGTTACTCCATCTTTGTTGATGATGAGTTCGTGCTGTCAGTCAACGCTGATATTGTCCATCAGTACCAGCTACGAAAAGGCATTGAGTTTACTGCTGAGTTGTTGGCTAAGCTTCGAACCGATGACGAGCGATTTCTGATCAGGCAGAAGCTATGGCAGTATGCTTCGTATAAACCACGTACCGAAAAACAGGTTAGAGCAAAGCTGAAGACATTCAATGTTTCTGACACGCAGGCAGATGAACTGCTTGACTGGTTAAGGGGCTTTGGTTTAGTTGACGATACGGCATTCGTAAGGAATTTCATCGAAGCGTCGTATCAGCAGAAACCACTTTCTGCTACCGACATGATCCGGCGGCTTGTTGGCAAGGGAATCCCTGCCAGTCTGGCCGAATCGATTGTTAGCGAATGCGTTTCAGACGAGCAGGCGCTGGATTCGGCTGTCCGTGTTGCGAAAAAAAAACTTAGTCAGCTTACCAATATGCAAAAGGATAAAATTCCCGAGCGGTTACAGCGCTTCCTGGCAGCACGAGGATTCCCCTACCACGTCATTCGCACTGTCATCAGCAGCTTGGAATTACCCTGCCTTCTGTTGTTGATGCTGACGGGTTCGATTTTTACGTATGCGCAGACTACAAAGGTTGCCAATATTACTATTACAGCCGTTGAATACGGAACGATGACGCCGCTACCCAGTGCTGAATACCAGGTTGTGATTACGGAGGATTCCAGGGCGCAGGTAACGGGGGCCCCGGTAACCAGGACAGTTGATTCCCCTGTACTACATCTTAGCCTTTTCCCCGGACAGAAGGCAGAAGTTTTATGTCGGTCCAGCGGGTATCTTTCTGGCAGGCAGACAATACGAATTCAGAATATTGATAGCACGACTGAGGTTCAGCTGAATACCATCATGTACAAGAGGGAAGCCCCTTTTTGTACAGTTAGATTTTCGGCTGCAGAGTACAATCTTACAGGCGAGCATGAAAAGTGTCTCTCAGACTGCGCAAACGCGATGGGAACGCACTATACGGTACAGCTCAGGTGTGTTGGTACTATCGCTAATGCGTCGGAACAGGCTGCTGATGCACTGATGCGCAGGATTGACATGATTGAAGGCTTTATGAAAACGCTTGGTGCAGATACCAGCCGAATTATGGTCCGGTTTGAAGAAGCCACGTGCTATCCACTTATGCTGGGAAGATTTGAAAATCCTGACAACAGAATTATCTCTGTTTATCTTGTTGAATAG
- the recA gene encoding recombinase RecA, giving the protein MAEAKAETKKTASTPTIQESKIKAAQLAIDQIEKQFGKGSIMRLNDEHPIQVDAISTGCLSLDAAIGIGGVPRGRIIEIYGPESSGKTTVCLQVIAEAQKTGGLAAFVDTEHALDVQYAQKLGVDLNNLLLSQPEFGEQALEIVETLVRSNAIDVIIIDSVAALTPRVEIEGDMGDAQMGSQARLMSQAMRKLNAAIGRSNTTVIFTNQLRSKIGVIYGNPETTTGGNALKFYASVRIDIRRKDVIKDGQDIIGNRVRAKIVKNKVAPPFKEAEFDIMYNEGISRLGDIIDLAVEHNVISKSGSWFTFNDQRVQGRDGMRKLLQDDAALYASLDAEVRTLLHLPPAQTTSGNGKKVS; this is encoded by the coding sequence ATGGCAGAAGCAAAAGCAGAAACAAAGAAAACAGCATCCACCCCTACAATTCAGGAATCAAAAATCAAGGCAGCCCAGTTAGCCATTGATCAAATTGAAAAGCAATTTGGCAAAGGCTCCATCATGCGTCTGAATGATGAGCACCCTATACAGGTGGATGCCATCAGCACCGGGTGTCTATCACTGGACGCAGCTATTGGAATTGGCGGCGTCCCACGCGGAAGAATTATCGAAATTTATGGTCCTGAGTCATCAGGGAAGACAACGGTCTGTCTGCAGGTAATTGCCGAAGCTCAGAAAACAGGCGGGCTTGCTGCTTTTGTTGACACGGAGCATGCTCTCGATGTTCAGTACGCTCAAAAGCTTGGTGTTGACCTGAACAACCTGCTGCTCTCACAGCCTGAATTTGGTGAACAGGCACTTGAGATTGTTGAAACTCTGGTGCGCTCGAATGCAATTGATGTTATTATCATTGACTCGGTTGCCGCTCTTACGCCCCGTGTTGAAATCGAGGGCGACATGGGTGATGCTCAGATGGGGTCGCAGGCCCGGCTGATGAGCCAGGCAATGCGCAAGCTGAATGCAGCCATCGGCAGAAGCAATACTACGGTGATCTTTACAAACCAGCTTAGGTCGAAGATTGGAGTGATTTACGGAAATCCTGAGACGACTACCGGAGGCAACGCACTTAAGTTTTACGCATCTGTACGGATCGATATTCGAAGGAAGGACGTGATTAAGGACGGCCAGGACATCATCGGAAACCGGGTGCGAGCCAAGATTGTTAAAAACAAGGTTGCACCACCGTTTAAGGAAGCTGAATTTGATATCATGTATAACGAGGGTATCTCGCGTCTTGGCGATATAATTGATCTTGCCGTTGAACACAATGTGATCAGTAAGTCGGGCTCGTGGTTCACGTTTAACGATCAGCGGGTTCAGGGTCGGGATGGCATGCGAAAACTCTTGCAGGACGATGCTGCTCTGTATGCATCGCTGGATGCCGAGGTACGCACTCTGCTTCACCTGCCGCCGGCACAGACCACTTCGGGCAATGGAAAAAAAGTTAGCTAA
- a CDS encoding ComEC/Rec2 family competence protein — translation MPYRPLASLALQVLTHAYGLIGLRPSAAVLTALMLITAVGSVLCYLRQYGGGRLLAALSVACWVVLHLHIPDSHPNVVGHRFPARIHGTVVSGVQTADTVRTIIISGETDTKPAPPTVCTTIVYLRKPIIGDIPKGARVLCFGMVELPQEPGLPSLFSSIDYAGRVGAAFVARADSAFVLQQPDVVQLSIQRIHSLCYKHISRYCTPYATAVLMAMLLGQPQYLSKEQKHQFIVVGTIHVLVVSGAHVVMLAALLIALSGGRIRGIVHAIIVVVCLAAYVMITGFQPPALRAFTVITVFIIGAVIQRIPDATNILGFAVIIQILISPQVITGSSLLFSVIATFSIIKLLPAWVRCWERCLRVNKSWIRHFVNALSLNLATTTGMLFPVAYTMKTVAWFGIIANLVTVPVLTFVMVCGLLLCTIGLFSDVISLSVAWCINTMILFIVWFNTTIADISVPVSYVAATLVALSGTAGLLWLLRSQNRRHLTYRIVLMTIAVFGVYYAFSPRHPLVSVGRDRDRILVEVSAGDRTQRISIQGRYGNIFVRSLHGDNLGNQNNTLSMRNYTN, via the coding sequence ATGCCGTACCGTCCACTTGCCTCTCTCGCACTCCAGGTTCTTACCCATGCGTACGGCCTGATTGGTCTTCGGCCGTCGGCGGCAGTCTTAACCGCTCTGATGCTAATAACTGCTGTAGGCAGCGTCTTGTGCTATCTCAGGCAGTACGGGGGAGGACGTTTGCTTGCCGCACTTTCAGTTGCATGCTGGGTGGTTCTTCATCTTCACATTCCAGATTCTCATCCCAATGTTGTAGGGCATCGCTTCCCGGCCCGTATTCACGGTACGGTAGTTTCAGGAGTTCAAACAGCCGACACAGTTCGAACAATTATCATCAGCGGTGAAACCGACACCAAGCCTGCACCACCAACCGTCTGCACGACGATCGTTTATTTGCGTAAACCCATCATCGGAGATATCCCGAAAGGGGCTCGGGTATTATGCTTCGGAATGGTTGAGCTTCCTCAGGAACCTGGCCTGCCATCACTGTTTTCGAGTATTGACTATGCAGGAAGGGTCGGAGCTGCTTTCGTTGCACGTGCAGACTCAGCATTTGTTCTGCAGCAGCCAGATGTTGTGCAGCTTTCTATTCAGCGAATTCATTCACTGTGTTACAAACACATCAGCAGGTATTGTACACCATACGCAACAGCTGTCCTGATGGCCATGCTACTGGGCCAGCCGCAGTACCTCAGCAAGGAGCAAAAGCACCAGTTTATTGTTGTCGGAACGATTCATGTGCTGGTTGTTAGCGGTGCCCATGTTGTTATGCTGGCAGCACTTCTTATTGCTTTGAGTGGCGGGCGAATCCGCGGAATAGTACATGCCATAATTGTTGTGGTATGCCTTGCCGCGTATGTGATGATCACCGGGTTTCAGCCCCCTGCACTGAGAGCATTTACTGTAATAACAGTTTTTATCATAGGAGCAGTTATTCAGCGGATTCCAGATGCAACCAACATTCTTGGTTTTGCAGTCATTATCCAGATACTCATTTCTCCCCAAGTTATTACAGGCAGTTCATTGCTCTTCAGTGTAATTGCAACATTTTCTATTATTAAACTGCTGCCGGCGTGGGTGCGGTGCTGGGAACGCTGCCTGAGGGTGAACAAATCATGGATACGACATTTTGTCAATGCTCTCAGCCTGAATCTTGCAACAACTACAGGGATGCTCTTCCCGGTTGCCTATACAATGAAGACAGTTGCATGGTTTGGCATCATTGCGAATCTGGTAACAGTACCAGTATTAACGTTCGTTATGGTGTGTGGTCTCCTGTTGTGTACGATTGGACTATTCAGTGACGTAATCTCGTTGTCGGTTGCATGGTGCATCAACACCATGATATTGTTTATCGTGTGGTTTAACACCACGATAGCTGATATTTCGGTCCCGGTCTCGTACGTGGCAGCCACACTTGTTGCTCTTTCGGGCACTGCTGGCCTGCTCTGGCTGCTTCGGAGCCAGAACAGAAGGCACCTTACTTATCGAATCGTTCTCATGACGATTGCCGTTTTTGGTGTGTATTATGCTTTTTCTCCGCGCCACCCGTTAGTGTCTGTTGGACGCGACAGAGATCGCATCCTGGTGGAGGTATCTGCAGGCGATAGAACACAGCGGATATCAATACAAGGCAGGTACGGAAATATCTTCGTACGTTCGCTCCATGGAGATAACCTGGGGAATCAAAACAACACGCTTTCGATGCGGAATTACACAAACTAA
- a CDS encoding polyphenol oxidase family protein, giving the protein MEITWGIKTTRFRCGITQTNASNRAWPGYSFSEHGSSAQATLQSISALASVLGIPDANIVMVSQVHGTGVSTLTVLPSRAGERVGTADIIVTNLRLAAPCIRVADCCGVVLYDTANHAVAVVHSGWRGTAAKAVHKALASMNDTYTTHPKNVLAWLSPCASANNYQVGNDVRQALPEWCTQDPAEPEKWYYDNHEAIKSQLISTGMVASNIQVCSHCTIADSRYHSYRRDKELSGRSVVFAVLL; this is encoded by the coding sequence ATGGAGATAACCTGGGGAATCAAAACAACACGCTTTCGATGCGGAATTACACAAACTAACGCATCCAACAGGGCGTGGCCTGGTTATTCATTTTCGGAGCACGGATCTTCTGCTCAAGCCACATTACAATCCATCAGTGCATTAGCATCAGTACTTGGAATCCCAGACGCCAACATTGTCATGGTATCCCAGGTTCACGGTACAGGTGTTTCCACGCTGACTGTGTTGCCATCCCGGGCAGGGGAGCGTGTAGGTACCGCTGACATCATCGTAACAAATCTTCGGCTGGCTGCGCCATGTATCCGGGTAGCGGACTGCTGCGGAGTTGTTTTGTATGATACTGCAAATCATGCCGTTGCCGTTGTTCACAGTGGATGGCGAGGAACTGCCGCCAAGGCAGTTCACAAAGCATTAGCATCAATGAACGATACCTATACCACACATCCCAAAAACGTACTAGCATGGTTATCGCCGTGTGCCTCGGCAAACAACTACCAGGTTGGCAACGACGTCAGACAAGCCTTGCCGGAGTGGTGCACCCAGGATCCGGCCGAGCCGGAGAAATGGTATTACGACAACCATGAGGCCATCAAATCGCAGCTTATCAGCACTGGCATGGTAGCGTCAAACATTCAGGTGTGCTCGCACTGCACCATTGCCGATTCACGCTATCATTCGTACCGTAGAGATAAGGAACTGAGTGGCCGCAGTGTTGTTTTCGCTGTGCTTCTGTAG
- a CDS encoding multifunctional oxoglutarate decarboxylase/oxoglutarate dehydrogenase thiamine pyrophosphate-binding subunit/dihydrolipoyllysine-residue succinyltransferase subunit: MMSMNSAYVDEMYFEYLRNPESVSPEWRVFFANYVPEVPLGNGSKSSAPSSTSGTPFVESKSVPVAESRPVAPVASPSVSDTGTRMPALHEGDEIVALSSIASIIAENMERSLTVPTATSVRNVPVKALEENRTLINEFRLRSNTSKLSFTHILAWAIVKAVERTPAMNSTFGLNNGIPVRIKRASVNLGLAVDVTRRDGSRVLLVPSIKNAQNMNFAQFADAYDEIIQKARTNKLTPDDLAGATISLTNPGMIGTVMSMPRLMEGQGTIVATGSIEYPAEFQAVLPDVLHTLAISKVVTLSSTYDHRVIQGAESGEFLQTIHRLLIGEDRFYDQIFAALAIPFEPMRWKIEQGGNPFLTNQDQPEVIDKEGRVVQLIHSYRVRGYLLADINPLGLESYYYPKLDPAHYGFTIWDLDREFDTGGLGGIKRATLRDIFAMLREVYCGQIGTEWMHIENPEKRDWIQNYLESRSLLTPLSSEKKLDTYKKLVRADQLESFLHTKFLGAKRFSLEGGESTMIILDEMLECAANASLNGAVLGMAHRGRLNVLVNMMGKPLETLFNEFEDVRDPETSFQGSGDVKYHLGARGTYHSSNGATLPIFLAPNPSHLEAVNPVVEGIARALTDEIGDETQTSVLPILIHGDAAFSGQGVVAETLNMARLPGYRTGGTLHIIINNQIGFTAAPEDSRSTPYATGIAKMLMVPILHVNGNNPEACRAAAAFAFAYREQFEDDVVIDMYCYRKYGHNEQDDPTATQPLLYKKIRNMQPVQELFGKRLLADHTAKPEILDNIKKEEHQRLDNAFNNRHTTAASPGGNVQYDLFAPVNTRVETAVLQELADAICAIQPGFDIHSKVKHEVERRHEQFTAGTVQWGMAEALAFGSIIRDGRAVRLSGQDSGRGTFNHRQAVQHDMVSDRRIVPINRLSQGIKRLHIYDSSLSEYAILGFEYGYSTIAKTDLTIWEAQFGDFANGAQIVIDQFISSAEEKWGQRSNLTLLLPHGYDGQGPEHSSARLERFLQLCAQNNMIVGYYTTPANYFHALRRQVLADWRKPLVVMTPKGYLRLLSSSVTDLSEGLYQEIIDDSTIQNPDLVQRVVLSAGKVYFELAKKREATGQTNSVALIRIEQLYPLNTESLRATLSKYPAAQSVVWCQEEPENMGSWSFIEPYLKNLLRINQTLHYAGRTAAASPATGSAKQHNAEQEQLLNRAFAVFE, translated from the coding sequence ATGATGTCTATGAATAGCGCTTACGTGGACGAAATGTATTTCGAGTACCTGCGTAATCCTGAATCAGTATCGCCCGAGTGGCGTGTTTTTTTTGCCAATTATGTACCAGAAGTACCACTGGGAAACGGCAGTAAGTCATCTGCTCCCTCAAGTACGTCCGGCACACCATTCGTAGAATCCAAAAGCGTTCCCGTGGCAGAGTCGCGCCCGGTAGCCCCGGTAGCAAGCCCGTCCGTATCGGATACCGGCACGCGGATGCCTGCGCTGCACGAGGGTGACGAAATCGTTGCACTATCGTCGATAGCAAGTATTATTGCCGAGAACATGGAGCGTTCGTTAACCGTGCCAACGGCAACCTCGGTACGAAACGTTCCGGTAAAGGCACTCGAAGAAAACCGTACCCTCATTAACGAGTTCCGGCTTCGGAGCAATACCTCGAAACTTTCGTTTACTCACATTCTTGCCTGGGCTATCGTTAAAGCAGTGGAGCGAACCCCGGCAATGAATTCTACGTTTGGTCTTAACAACGGTATCCCGGTACGAATTAAGCGCGCTTCTGTTAATCTTGGTCTGGCTGTTGACGTTACCAGGCGCGATGGTTCACGGGTTCTCCTCGTGCCGAGTATTAAGAACGCACAGAACATGAACTTTGCTCAGTTTGCTGATGCATACGACGAGATTATTCAAAAGGCACGGACGAATAAACTCACTCCTGATGATCTGGCGGGTGCTACCATTTCACTGACCAATCCCGGTATGATTGGAACTGTAATGAGTATGCCCAGACTCATGGAAGGGCAGGGAACTATAGTTGCAACGGGAAGCATTGAATACCCGGCTGAATTCCAGGCTGTGTTGCCGGATGTGCTGCACACACTTGCCATCAGTAAGGTTGTTACACTATCCAGCACCTATGACCACCGCGTGATTCAGGGTGCGGAATCCGGTGAATTCCTGCAGACCATTCATCGGCTCCTCATCGGAGAAGATCGCTTTTATGATCAGATATTTGCAGCACTGGCAATACCATTTGAACCAATGCGCTGGAAGATTGAGCAAGGTGGTAACCCGTTCCTTACCAATCAGGATCAGCCGGAGGTCATTGACAAAGAGGGTAGGGTAGTCCAGCTAATCCACAGCTACCGCGTACGCGGCTATCTGCTTGCCGATATCAATCCGCTGGGTCTTGAAAGTTATTATTATCCAAAGTTAGATCCGGCACACTATGGTTTTACCATTTGGGATCTTGATCGCGAGTTTGATACGGGTGGGCTGGGCGGTATTAAACGTGCCACGCTTCGCGACATCTTTGCTATGCTCCGTGAAGTGTACTGCGGACAAATCGGGACTGAGTGGATGCATATTGAAAATCCCGAAAAACGTGATTGGATTCAGAATTATCTTGAGTCGCGCTCACTTCTTACCCCCTTATCATCCGAGAAAAAGCTCGACACTTATAAAAAGTTAGTTCGTGCCGATCAGCTTGAATCCTTCCTGCACACCAAGTTTCTTGGGGCAAAACGCTTCTCACTGGAAGGGGGCGAGAGTACCATGATTATTCTTGATGAAATGCTGGAATGCGCCGCCAATGCTTCGCTTAACGGTGCAGTGCTTGGTATGGCGCACCGTGGCCGACTTAACGTACTCGTAAACATGATGGGGAAGCCCCTTGAAACTTTGTTCAATGAATTTGAAGACGTACGTGACCCTGAAACATCCTTCCAGGGATCGGGTGATGTAAAGTATCACCTTGGTGCGCGCGGAACATATCACAGCAGCAACGGCGCCACCCTGCCTATCTTTTTAGCCCCAAACCCAAGTCACCTTGAAGCGGTTAACCCCGTAGTGGAAGGCATTGCACGTGCACTAACTGATGAAATCGGTGATGAAACTCAAACGTCGGTACTACCAATACTTATTCATGGTGATGCTGCATTTTCCGGACAAGGTGTTGTTGCAGAGACTCTGAATATGGCCCGGTTACCAGGTTATCGAACGGGTGGAACGCTGCATATCATTATTAACAACCAAATTGGCTTTACTGCGGCACCGGAAGACTCACGGTCAACCCCGTACGCAACTGGTATTGCCAAAATGCTGATGGTACCAATTCTTCATGTAAATGGCAATAACCCCGAAGCCTGCCGTGCGGCAGCTGCATTTGCCTTTGCATACCGTGAACAGTTCGAAGATGACGTTGTGATTGATATGTACTGTTATCGCAAATACGGTCATAACGAACAGGACGATCCGACGGCCACGCAGCCCCTGTTATACAAGAAGATCAGAAATATGCAGCCTGTACAGGAACTGTTTGGTAAACGACTTCTTGCTGACCATACTGCAAAGCCTGAAATCCTTGACAATATTAAAAAAGAAGAGCATCAGCGCTTAGACAATGCATTTAACAATCGTCACACCACCGCGGCATCACCCGGCGGGAATGTACAGTATGATTTGTTTGCACCGGTAAATACCCGTGTTGAGACAGCTGTATTACAAGAACTTGCGGACGCCATTTGTGCTATCCAGCCAGGCTTTGACATTCACTCAAAGGTAAAACATGAAGTTGAGCGTAGGCATGAGCAGTTTACAGCCGGTACTGTGCAGTGGGGGATGGCAGAAGCCCTTGCCTTTGGCAGTATAATTCGCGATGGTCGTGCGGTCAGACTTTCAGGACAAGACTCCGGCAGGGGTACGTTTAATCACAGACAGGCCGTTCAACATGATATGGTATCTGACCGAAGAATAGTGCCAATAAACCGCCTGTCACAAGGAATAAAACGCCTCCACATTTACGACTCCTCGTTATCGGAATACGCTATCCTTGGCTTTGAATATGGCTACAGCACGATTGCAAAAACCGATTTAACAATTTGGGAAGCACAGTTTGGTGACTTTGCCAATGGTGCTCAGATTGTTATTGACCAGTTTATTTCGAGTGCAGAAGAAAAATGGGGACAACGCTCCAATCTCACGCTGTTACTTCCTCATGGATACGACGGACAGGGCCCTGAACACAGCAGTGCCAGATTAGAGAGATTCTTACAGCTCTGCGCACAGAATAACATGATTGTAGGCTATTATACAACGCCAGCCAATTACTTTCATGCACTGCGTCGGCAGGTCCTTGCAGACTGGCGAAAACCACTGGTTGTTATGACGCCTAAGGGATACCTGCGACTTCTCTCGTCGAGTGTTACCGATCTTTCAGAAGGGTTGTACCAGGAAATTATTGATGATTCCACAATTCAAAATCCGGACTTGGTACAACGTGTGGTACTGAGTGCCGGTAAGGTTTATTTCGAGCTGGCGAAAAAGCGTGAAGCAACCGGTCAAACAAACTCCGTTGCACTTATCAGAATCGAGCAGCTATATCCGCTGAACACTGAGAGTCTGCGTGCTACTCTTAGCAAATACCCTGCTGCGCAGTCAGTGGTGTGGTGTCAGGAAGAACCGGAGAACATGGGCTCCTGGAGTTTCATTGAGCCGTATTTGAAGAATCTTCTCCGCATAAACCAAACATTGCACTATGCAGGGCGGACGGCAGCGGCCAGCCCGGCAACAGGTTCAGCAAAGCAACACAACGCGGAACAGGAACAGTTATTAAACCGTGCGTTTGCGGTGTTCGAGTAA